ggacatggataaagcccctcttctgtcTTCCGGAACCATAGAAGCAAGCCCGAAATGTGTGTGACTGTGCGAGGGCTTCAGGACTAcaacttcaactaaggactctgggactaaacttcagtatttaaattccatttttattaaggactctactccaacctcccaaccctGTTTGTTTTCctgtgtaatctatttgtgtgtctttgtgtgtgtgcctctcgtgtgaatgtggaAGTGTCGCGTATTTTAGTCatcttaaccggtttagagtggtaaggttaataaacttaagaaaacctgtctgattggttcatttgaaaaTATTTTAGAGTAGCAGGAGCAAGTACTCATTTAGGTGGTaatttaaatcactgtgttaaaaggataaaccctgttgcagtcaaaccagagaaggggcgaaaggggagcctgggatcccttcctcacctgatcgtaacaatgtgTAAAACTTTCATTTTTTTGTTTATTCATAGAAAATATATGGGCAACAGAAGTTAAGTGTAAATGTATATTAAACACTGGAATGAGCTGATACCTATAAAGCAGTGCAATGAGGCTTGGTGTACTTATGTAAATCTAAATTTCCCTGAAGTTCACTGAGGAATGCATTCAGCTTGGACAGCAATACAATATGAGTGACAGTGAATCAGCAGCTTATTTTGCAGTCCCCATTGACTTAAatggaaaataaaataaaatggagtGTAAAGTGTGCAGCTGATTCATGATCACCAATTTTGCAATACTGCCCAAGACAAACTTATGCCGCACGAAGTTTATCTAGGGAATTGTGGGACACTACAGACCACGGAAATGCAATGGTTCAGTCACAGTCTGTGCTGAGTTCCTTTCTTGATAGTTACCCAATGACACCTATGTGGACATTGAGTGACAAAAAGATCTGATGTCTCCATTCAACCCTCCCCCAAATAGAATAACCTGTTGGCACCGACTGtgccaaagaagaggcatataaatttgccaggaaaaacaacagacctgaggattgggagtttaGAATTCAGCGCAGGGGgaacaagggattgattaagaaggggaaaatagagtttgagagcaagcttgcggggaatataaaaactgactgtaaaagtttctataggtatgtgaagagaaaaagattagtgcagacaaatgtaggtcccttacagtcagaaacaggggaatttattatggggaataaagaaatggatgaccaactaaatgcatactttggttctgtcttcacaaaggaggatacaaatatcataccagaaatgttggggaacacagggcttagtgagagagaggaaatgaaagaaatcagtactagtagagaaatggtgttggggaaattgattggattgaaggccaataagtccccagggcctgatggtatgcatcccagagaacttaaggaagtggccctagaaataatggatgcattggtggtcatcttccaagattctgtagactctggaacagttcctacagattggagggtagctaatgtaaccccactgtttaaaaagggaggtagagagaaaacagggaatgatagaccagtcagcctgacgtcggtagtggggagaattctagagtccattatcaaagattttatagcagagcacttagataactgtggtagaatcgggcagagtcagcatggatttacgaaagggaaatcatgcttgacaaatctactagaattcttcgaggatgtaacaagtagagttgatgagggggagccagtggacgtggtttatttggactttcagaaggctttcgacaaagtcccacataagagattagcatgtaaaattaaagtgcactggattgggggtaatgtattgcaatggatagaaaactggttggcggacaggaaacaaagagtagggataaatgggtccagtggggtaccgcagggatcagtgctaggaccccagatattcacaatatatattaatgatttagatgagggaactaaatgtaatatctccaaatttgcagatgacacaaaactgggtgggagggtgagttgtgaggaggatgcagagaggcttcaggatgatttggacaagttgagtgagtgggctagtgcatggcagatgcagtataatgtggataaatgtgaggttatccactttggtagcaaaaacaggaaggcagattattatctgaacggctatatactgagcgaggggaatatgcagcgagacctgggtgttcttgtacaccagtcgctgaaggtaagcatgcaggtgcaacaggtggtaaaaaaggcaaatggtatattggccttcatagcgagagaattcaagcacaggagcagggatgtcttgcggcaattatacagggccttggtgaggccacacctggaatattgtgtgcagttttggtctccttatttgaggaaggatgttcttgctatagagggagtgcagcgaagatttaccagactgattcctgggatggtgggtctgaCGTATGAGAAGACATTGagacggttaggattatattcgctggagttcagaagagtgaggggggatctcatagaaagctataaaattctaacaggacttgacagggtagatgcaggaaggatgttcccgatggtgggggagtccaaaaccggggtcatagtctaaggatacggggtaaacctttcaggactgagatgaggagaaatttcttcacccagagagtggtgagcctgtggaatttgctaccacagaaagaagttgaagccaaaacactgtatttttcaagaaggagttagatatagctcttgggtctaaagggatcaaagggtatgggagaaagcaggaacaggctacagagttggatgatcagccatgatcataatgaatggcggagcaggctcgaagggccgaatggactacctCTGCTCCCATTTCCTGTGTTTCTATGTCATTACTCTCACATGAATAAAGGCTAGTTAGCAGAGGGTGATCACCATTCATCAAATtcatcagggagctagggtggaagcttagagcgagaacaaacagagttgttatctctgggttgttgcccgtgccacgtgatagcgaagcgaggaatagggagagagaggagttgaacacgtggctgcagggatggtggaggagggagggttttggtttcctggataattggggctctttctggggtaggtgggacctctacaaacaggatggtcttcacctgaaccagaggggtaccaatatcctgggggggagatttgctagtgctcttcgggggggttgaaactaattcagcaggggaatgggaacctaaattgtagttccagtggacaggatgttgagagtagtgagatcagggataaggttacaaggacgcaagagggcactggcaagcaagaacttggtttaaagtgtgtctactccaacgccaggagcatccagaataaggtaggtgagcttgcagcatgggttggtacctgggatctcgatgtagtggccatttcggagacatgggtagagcaggggtaggaatggatgttgcaggttcagggatttagatgtttcagtaagaacagagaagatggtaaaagggggggggggggtggcattgttaatcaaggagagtattacagcagcagaaaggacgtttgaggactcgtctactgaggtagtatgggccgaggttagaaacaggagaggagaggtcaccctgttgggagtcttctatagacctccgaatagttccagagatgtagaggaaaggatagcgaagatgattctcgacaggagcgagagtaacagggtagttgttatgggggactttaactttccaaatattgactggaaatactatagttcgagtactttagatgggtcagtttttgtccagtgtgtgcaggagggttttctgacacagtatgtagacaggccaaccaggggcaatgccacattggatttggtactgggtaatgaacccggccaggtgttagatttagatgtaggtgagcactttggtgatagtgatcacaatttggttaggtttaccttagcgatgggcagggacaggtatataccgcagggcaagaattatagctgggggaaaggaaattatgatgcgattaggcaagatttaggatgcgtaggatggggaaggaaactgcaggggatgggaacaatcgaaatgtggagcttattcaaggagcagctactgcgtgtccttgataagtatgtgcctgtcaggcagggaggaagttgtcgagcgagggagccgtggtttactaaagaagttgaagcgcttatcaagaggaagaagaaggcttatgttaggatgagacgtgaaggctcagttagggcgcttgagagttacaagctagccaggaaggatctaaagggagagctaagaagagcaaggagaggacacgagaagtcattggcggataggatcaaggaagaccctaaggctttctataggcatatcaggaataaaagaatgactagagttacattagggccaatcaaggataatagtgggaagttgtgtgtggaatcagaggagataggggaagcgttaaatgaatatttttcgtcagtatttacagtagagaaagaaaatgttgtcgaggagaatactgagattcagactactaggctagatgggattgaggttcacaaggaggaggtgttagcaattttggaaagtgtgaaaatagataagtcccctgggccagatgggatttatcctaggattctctgggaagccagggaggagattgcaaagcctttgtccttgatctttatgtcgtcattgtcgacaggaatagtgctggaagactggaggatagcaaatgttgtccccttgttcaagaaggggagtagagacagccctgctaattatagacctgtgagccttacttcagttgtgggtaaaatgttggaaaaggttataagagacaggatttataatcatcttgaaaagaataagtacattagcgatagtcagcacggttttgtgaagggtaggtcgtgcctcacaaaccttattgagtttttcaagaaggtgaccaaacaggtggatgagggtaaagcagtggatgtggtgtatatggatttcagtaaggtgtttgataaggttccccacggtaggctattgcggaaaatacggaagtatggggttgaaggtgatttagagctttggatcagaaattggctagctgaaagaagacagagggtggtggttgatggcaaatgttcatcctggagtttagttactagtggtgtaccgcaaggatctgttttggggccactgctgtttgtcatttttataaatgacctggatgagggtgtagaagggtgggttagtaaatttgcggatgacacgaaggtcggtggagttgtggatagtgccgaaggatgttgtagggtacagagggacatagataggctgcagagctgggctgagagatggcaaatggagtttaatgcggaaaagtgtgaggtgattcactttggaaggagtaacaggaatgcagagtactgggctaatgggaagattcttggaagtgtagatgaacagagagatcttggtgtccaggtacataaatccctgaaagttgctacccaggttaatagggctgttaagaaagcatatggtgtgttagcttttattagtagggggatcgagtttcggagccacgaggtcatgctgcagctgtccaaaactctggtgcggccgcacctggagtattgcgtgccgttctggtcaccgcattattggaaggatgtggaagctttggaaagggtgcagaggagatttactaggatgttgcctggtatggaggtaaggtcttacgaggaaaggctgagggacttgaggttgttttcgttggagagaaggaggaggagaggtgacttaatagagacatataagataatcagagggttagatagggtggatagtgagagtctttttcctcggatggtgatggcaaacacgaggggacatagctttaagttgaggggtgatagatataggacagatgttagaggtagtttctttactcagagagtagtaggggcgtggaacgccctgcctgcaacagtagtagactcgccgactttaagggcatttaagtggtcattggatagacatatggatgaaaatggaatagtgtaggtcagatggtttcacaggtcggcacaacattgagggccgaagggcctgtactgcgctgtaatgttctcaaaACTGCACCTCAGTGAGGAGTCACTGCCTCGGGAGGGAAGTGGAAGGTGGCAAGTGAAAAATATTTGAAGAAGTCTCGGGGTAAAAGTATTTTATTCCCTCAGTTATCTATTTGGCATGCATTCTGCTTGGTTTTGTTCACTTTTGCAGTTGTCTAACCCATGACCATTGTGTCTTGTGTAGCAATGGTGTAACGATGTGATTGCCATATGATGTGTGTGAAAGCATAAAATTATTTAGAGAGTTATAACTGTCTATATGGATGTGCCAACTATGTTGGAGTCCCAGTACAGGACTATCTGAAACCAGTCACTACATAACAacattgactatacttcaaaagtagttaattggctgtaaagcgctttggaatgttctgaggtcatgaaaggcactatataaatgcaagtctttctttttagttCAACTGCGCTAATGTTTGAAATGTGTTATATGCACACTCGGGCATCTAAGAGCCAGATGTCCCCAAAACACTAAAAATAACCTCATATTTTTTTCTTAATGAGAAAAGCTGATCCCATGAGAAAGATTCTGAATCAGAGAGCGCAAGAAAACTTTTAAATTCCTTATCAGCATTCTGGAAAATAGCCTACAAGAAAAGTGTCGATTTCAAGCTCTTTTTAAGATTGCTTTATTCATTCCATAGTTTGCCTTCATCAAATAAAAATGTTATAGAAAATTGTTTCGTAAATTCAAACTTTCATCACTTGGGTGATGGCAGATAAATAAGTTCCTAGAAATTTTACTGCTGCATCTCATTTGATTTTCTGTTATGAATTGGATGTGAAATGTTGATGAGAGTTATGATTTTCATGCATTGTCTTTTGCCCATTAAATGGTGGGGTGCAATATATTGAAAAGATAAGTACAAACGAATGATGCCATTTCCACCATCACCTGCCTACAGAAAATTACAATCCCTCCCACATCACAGCACCCAGCTGCCTCTCACCTTTACAGAAGTAACTACTATAGCTTGTGCTATGTAAACATCAGTGAATATTAAACAAGATGCCTCGAAATATAGACTTTGACTATTTTACTCCCATTTGTATGTGATAGGGTTAAAATTCAACTTCAGCAGGGTGCAAAATGAGCACTATCAAAACAGGCACCTGGCATACACCCCACCCCAATTTTGCTAATTGCTGCTCCTCCAGGCTTCATAAAAATAATTTTTCACATCTATTTTGGAGCCACTGCCTCTTAAGCCAGCTACAATTGAGTGGAATTTGTGCACTGCTCACACTCTGCCAAGTTGACCCTCAAAGTTGTATCAGCGTCCCTTCTGCTCATGGGATCCCAATTTGCATAGAGTTATGAGGGTCCTGCCTGATTCAGGCCAGCACTAGGACTGCCCAGGGAAGGCATCAGTAAATAGTGAGGTGGAGTGGAACAGGGTAGTGCCACCTCGGCTATTTTAACTCCGCTACTGCCCAGTTTCTACAGAGTAGGCCAAGTTAAAATCAACCCTGTGGTCTCTAACAGAGGTTGGAAAGCTCATAGTTTTCTGTTACTAATGAGCTGTGGATCTGGGCTGGTTATTTTACAGTTAGTACAGCAGTTAATGTTTTCAAATAAATGTTACAGTCAATGTGATGTGAAATTATTCCAATAATCACATTGGTGAtgttgcatggttcactctgaaggGCCAGGATGTCTTGTAATGTGAGCTGTGTTCACACTCATCGCATTGGACCAACAAACAAATGGAAATGTAACCAGAAGTCAACTTTGGGTGCGgtgtttataactgtgccattattcAGTAGATTTGCATCAGCTAAATTAATAGTGGATGAGGGATCAGTCAAAAACAGACAACGTTTTCTAACACTGCATATTATAACTACATAAGGAGGCAACAGTGTAATGTTTTAACATTCTTAATTAAAACATTCACTTATGTAATACCCACACATTCTAATAAAACATGATTTATCAAACAGTGAAGTTTTGAATTTAACAAGACTTCTGGTTTAATAAATTGTAATTATTTTACAATATATTTTATAATTACATTCTTAAGAAAACAGTGAGTGGCGGGCAAACACTGCAGTTTTACAGTAATAGAGGTAATAGTAGCAAAGGATGTGTTTTGTACAAATTGTTGGTTTATTCTATCAAAGCCAGTAGATCTGTATAAAATGTTGGGCCATGTGAGTTGCCCAATGCCATTCTGCACGAGCAGAGGTGGCTCAAAGTGAAAGTCAATGAAAACAGATGCCATTTCTGAAGTTGAGTCCACATTTCTTTCACTCGACCTTGGGGACAAATTTGAGCTCACTCTTGGCATCTTGGAGCTGCTTGAGGTTGACAGCCGGTCCTGGTAACTTCACTGCTCCAGGCAGCTCTTTCTTTTCCTCTGATTTACTGCATGCCCCCTGTATCAGATGAAACCATTACCAAACTTCAGAAAAGAATATCACCTttacctcacaccctgtctcctcctGGTCTAAATGTCAATCTGTAAGTGATGCTTACAGTCCTGCTTTGGTccagtggtagcactttcaccaCTGAGTCAACAGGTTGTGAGTTCATGTCTTCGCATCCCGGAATAGTGTAAGCCTTGGCTGGGTGGTAgccctctcgcctctgagtcagaagattgtgggggcAAGTGCTGCTCCAGAGACACAAAATCTGAGCACAAAGTCTAAGTTGACACTCCAATACAGAACTGAGGGAGTCCTTCACTGTCAGAAGtgcgtctttcagataagatgagatcccacaacactatttcaaagaagagaaggggaatttccccagtgtcctgggcaatatttatacctcaaccaacatcactaaaactggtttagccattcaccaccagatcgGGCTGGACCATATAAAGCAATATCAGGCCCTGCTCTGGTCTATCAAAACTACTCATCTTGGGATGCAAAAATAACCCTGGATTCCTTTGTCTACCGCAAACCATGTTCTTAAGGCCCTGTCTCCGTCTCCTCCACCGTCACCcccaacaagtgcgaggagctcatggacttctttgtcactaaaattgagaccagccaatcagctgcctctgccatctctctccttttcctgTGCCCACCTGGCCAAATTTCCTCTATGGCTACTGCCCTAGCCTAGAACTCACATCTTCCTCTTGTTTCTCTCCTTTCACCCCTCATGTCTTCTCTGAGCTCATCCTGTCCATGAAATCCACCTTCTCCTccttcaaccctattcccactaaactgctgacccccTAACTTCCCTTCCTAGCTACCATGTTAGCCCATGTTaggtattgttaatggttctctctccacaggtactgtccacctttccttcaaatctgccacCATCAACCTtctcaaaaaacaacccttgacccctccatccttgcaactACCAtgccatcttcaacctccctttcctgtgcaaagtccttgaatgtgttatcaCTTCTCAAATCCatacccatctttcctggaactccacatcacatccctccaatcaggtttccacccttgcTACAGTACAAAAATGGCTGTTATCAATGTCACCAATGATAttctatgtgactatgacaaagttAAACTATCCTTCCTGATCCTCcttgacctgtctacagcctttgacatggttgaccacatcatcctcctccaacaccttcccaccatcttCCAGCTGGGTGGGGCTCCACTTGCCTAGTTTCAATCATATCTATCTAATAGTAGTCAGAGAATCGCCTGTAATGACTTCTCTGGTGTCACCCAAGGATctttcttggccccctcctatttcttatctacatactGCTCCTTGGCATTGTCATCCAAAAATACATCAGTTTCTAcacgtacgctgatgacaccctgtTTTACCACACCACCACTTCTCATGATTCCTCCACTgtatctaaattatcagactgcttggctGACATCCTGTACTGAATAACCATAAATTTCCTcctactaaatattgggaagaccaaagccattgtcttcagtccctgccagaaactccattccctCGTCACTGACtagat
The genomic region above belongs to Heterodontus francisci isolate sHetFra1 chromosome 10, sHetFra1.hap1, whole genome shotgun sequence and contains:
- the smpx gene encoding small muscular protein isoform X2, whose amino-acid sequence is MSKRSSNVKSIQANINIPMGAFRPGAGHPTKRKECTLEPDGGACSKSEEKKELPGAVKLPGPAVNLKQLQDAKSELKFVPKVE